GGCAATTGTCCTAAGAAGAGAAGAAGATTAACGACGATCTTATTTGGAGctatatggtgtttatggaaagcCCGTAATGatagaatttttttaaaaaaaaaattcattgaaTTTGGAGAGGATAATGGGGGATGTGAAATCGTTGACATATGTGTAGGTTAAAAATAGTGGAGCCAATGATAGTATAGATTGGAGAGTATGGATTTCTTCCCCTTTACTTTGTTGATGtattgttgacaaacacctctacTAGCTACTTGCTAGTGGGgttatttcttttttttattaatatattgccagttcaaaaaaaaaaaaaaaatccttcaCTTCATATCCAGGGGAGGAGGATTGTTAGGGCCAAGAGGGGCTGTGATCCCctctatttttttattagaaataGTCCCTATACTTTGATTTTATACATATTaggcccaaaaatataaaattttggctTTGGCCCCTCTGTTCACCAATTTTTATACACattatattccccccccccccccccaatataTGTTGAAGCTCCGCCACTGTTCATATCCCAAGGCTTTACCAATTTCCATGAAACGTAACATTTCATTAATCACActcacaaaaaaaaatgtttttctttatcATGTTTGGGGTAAGTTTCAGTCTTATAGAAAGAAGTGTTCCTTTTCTTTTAGTCTTACCTCTTGTACTTTAAACTTGGTCCACTCCCATCCTCCCCCTACATGGTTGCTTTGTCCCTTCCTTCTTAATTCCAAAATTCAATTCTCATTTTGTCGATCGTACATTAGGTTTGAATGAACCACCCATCAATACGAATATAATCAACAATCACCAATTGCAGCTCTTAAAGAACCATAGATAGTTTAGGATACATTTTTTCTGTCATGTTATGTCATCTACGTCACTCATCTTTTAATTGTGTCACATCAGTTTTTCAAATACATCTCACACCACTACAATAACAATACTCTTTCAAAAATGTCCCCACTTACAcctcaacaaatatatatatatatatatatatatatatatatatatatatatatatatatatatatatatatatatatatattggttcctgaagaaaaaaaaaacaagaaccaTATATTTAAGATAATACTAAATAATTTTGATAAGATGAATTTACCAATttagaaaaaatatataaataaataaataacttaacAAAAGTTCTAACAGAAAAATGTTATTTACATAAAAATAATCactcattctttttttttttaatatagttttaatatttgTTTTATATTTAATCAGGACAATATAGGTACAATATTTCTAGTGTGATCATGTTTTAATTGGTCTgtctttcattttaaaatcaaaataagttttgataaaatatttagaaaatcaaagatttcatttgtattaaattttaaatatacATGTGGAACATAGAGTTTGCCTTTACAAGCCTTGTAGACTATGAGAGCATCCACATCGGATCTTTCAAACCAAATTGCAAAGCCACATACTCATTATTTGAAAGTCATGTAGAAAGACTTCTTTCAACTGCTGAAAGGGCATTGCAAGGAGACCCAtagtattttaattaatttattatattattttactgGCGTATATCTCTCTTGTCTTTTATCTCCTTGcaattatttttaatttcaaatggTTGTAATTAAGTAATTGTCTATGCTTTTCCTTTTATGACTTCGTCAAGATTTTGAtctagttttttttatgtttagtAACATAACTATACATTATATTGTAGTATTAAATTCATTAAATTTGTTAAATCTAAACATGCACTTTTTTTTATCATTAACTTCAAAAAAATTGTAGGGATACTtttcaaaatagaaaaacaaaaataacatttaagatattatatatatatatatatatatatatatatatatatatatatatatatatatatataaaaggttgtTGTTGATGTGTCAGTGGGGGCCACCTTTGAAAGAGTGTTTGATATTTCATTGTTGCAAGTGTTTATTGCAAATGGTGATGTGGTATTGCAAATGATGATATGGCACAATTGAAAGATGATTGGTATTGCACTGATGTGGATGGTCTGAAAAGATTTATCCCATGTGGCATTCAATTTGGTTTGGAAAGGGGTTTGCAAGACTCGGTGTAGATGCTCTTATATTACAGCAAAACTTTATGGCATGTCTCAACTACTTTCAAACAATCCAAAACAAAGGTAAATACTCTAGATTCTATAACATGGTTTTCTAgacaaaatggtcattttccAAATCTAAGAAAATTTTGGTCATTTTTCATAAGAACCTCATTTCTAGTGGCCAATCCCTCACATTTTTTTTTTGCTCTAGTGGCACTATGGTGCACCATTTTATAAATTCCAAGGCTGTAATTCAAATTACAAAAGACATTTTTTCAGGTGCCTTCAGATAAAATTTGAAGCaatgtgattgatgccatgtctagtATGCAACTTGAATTGAAAGTTTGGTGGATCAGTGGAGTTTTGTTCTGTGTTTTGTTCATTTTTTGCAGGAATTCTTTTCAGTGGAATGTTCCTGTGCATAATGGGTTGAGGCTGAACAAATGGAAAGTGAAGAATAGTAGGATTTTATTACTGGTTGCTGTGCAGATGCGTATCATGATGAGCTGCTGGATTGATCTGCTGAACTGTAGCAGGAGTCTTCGGATTATGTCTTTAAGACACTTGCCATGGAATTTGATGAGAGTTATTTGGTTTATTTGTAAATTTCAACTTGGATTTTTGAAAGCTGTGGATTTATGGGTGTACAGTCATTAGACTTATTTCTTGGACTGTGGGTTTTGttaagggccttaccccttgcATTTGTTTTGAGGTTAATGAGTGGTATGGATTATGCAAGGGGCcgaagttaccttttttcccacATTCAATAAGTCATTGGATTAGTCTAATGGTTTATAGGGTTTATTGGGGTAAAAGGATTTTAGTTATGGTGTTTAGAAAATGGTTAGGATgttggttatggataggttgGATGTATGTAGCTAGTTCTGGATAATTTCTTttatttgtattcttttattctttttaataaagtttgctgagctttggctcttttcaaaaaaaaaaaaaaaaacttttgatatgCATAAAGAACAAGTATACACCGAGTATTTACAATTACAGGGCTGACTACATTCTAAACAAAATGCCATTATGTTATGCCCAAAATAAACAGAGCCACAGACAGGTGGTAGATATTAGATAATTAGATAATTAGAAAGTTAATGAGAACCCATAAACAGATATTTAAGATCCTGTGCAGTTAGTCGAGGCCCTGAGCTTCCACTTTGATCTTCACCAAAAGCTGAAGAAATCATTTTCCTCTTCTCTTCCtgcataaataattaaatattaaatcaCATCACCACCACACTCAGGTGCTTTTGTTGTATGATTCATTCATCATTCTGGTTTAAAGAAAGCTCGACTCAATACCAATTGTTCTAGACTTGAATAGGTCACCCATCTTTCTAATTTTAtacttttggcccagattttaaattttattaagaaTTTGGTCCGGACATTTAAAATAATTACAAATTCATCCCAAATTTAGTTTAATTTACAAATTTATTTTTCTACAACTTTTGTAAGAAATTTTTACAATCTTTTTCACGAtttgttttcttaattttttaCAGATTTTGAAGGAAAAAAATTACAACATTTTTGCAACTTTGTATAGAAAAATTTACTACTTGCAATAAACTATTTTATACATTTTAACTAAAAGTTCATAAGCCCTTTTTACAATTTTTAAAATCCAACATTTAAACTTGCTTTACATAACTTTTTTTACACTTTCATATGACTTATCTTTAACAAAAGTTTTcttttttaaatgttataaaaaaaatctatGAGTTGGATACAATGATGACCTGTTCAACACTTCAACTTGTgaaacatacagaaaacatgagtTGGATActcttttaaaaaacaaaatcCGTTTGTTGGCAACTTGATAAGTTTCTTTCCCAAATTCAGTGATAACCCTactataatataaatataaatataattataatatacctGGAGTGCAAGAATCCTGTCCTCAACTGTATCCTTAATAGTCAACCTTGAAACAGTAACAGGACGAGTTTGACCAATTCTATGAGCTCGATCAATAGCTTGATCTTCAGTAGCCGGATTCCACCAAAGATCCAAAAGAATCACATGAGATGCTGCAACCATGTTTAGCCCAACATTCCCAGCTTTCAATGACATCAGCATCACAATCACCTCAGGATCAGTGTTGAACTCTTTAACTGCCATATCCCTTGACACTAGAGACATTGATCCATCAAGCCTCCTGTATTCTATACAATGCTGACTCAGCGATGCTTCCACCAAATCCAACATTCTTGTCCACTGAGAGAATACAATCGCTTTTATATTTGATCTGCTGCAATGAGTCTGAATGATCTCCAGAGTCGCTTTGACTTTGGAAGAAGCATAATCATTCTCAAAAACCAAACAACTCTCATCATCAAtcctatcatcatcatcatcatcatgtacACAGCTCCTTAAGGTGGCTTTGCTAAACACAACATCATCACCGATCTGAGTTTTgcaattaaatgaagggcacgtGTTGTCAAATTCATCCCCTGTTAAATACTCAGATAAACACAGTTGACAGAAAACATGTCCACATATAGTAACAACAGCATCCTCAGGTGGATCACTGCACAAAAGACAAATATTCAAAGTCTCCAAAAGCTTCAAAAGCTTAACTTGTGTGTCTTTTGGAAGATTCTTTGTTACTTTTTTAGAATCTTGACTGACTGATTCCGAACTAAATCCTTTCACAAGTAAAGGATGATCACATGCTTGCCTAAGGCGCAAAAGCATCAGAAGGATATTTGCGTAATTTTGCCTCACAGTTCCAGCAGCTTGATATGCCTTGTATTGTGATCGTGATTCGGCTTCTAGTTTAAGGTAAAAAGCGCGTTCCTCTTTTGAGAAATCGACAGCTTTcagttttattgtttttggaggTAAGTTGATGATAGGTTTTCCATTAATCAAAGTGTCTTTTGTTCTTCGAAGCATTATTGTCTTTAACACAGCTTGAAGCTTCTTGTTACCTTGATTTGTGTTTTTGGACATTGGGGTCTTTATAAGGTTGCAAAAAGATTTGTAATTTGAATATGGTTCGCATTTCAGGAATCTAAAATAGCTGAAAAGTTCATCGATTGAGTTTTGTATAGGTGTGCCAGATAAGCACCATCTCTTTTTTGCCCTAAGTCCACAGCAGGAATTAGATACCTGTGTACTGAAATTTTTTATTGTTTGAGCTTCATCTAATATGACTCTAAACCAATTCACTTTTGCAAGAGCCCCTTTACCTTTTTTACCCTTCTTTCCTTTCTTCTTTCCTTTCTTACTAACATGAGACTGTTTCCTTTTCTTATCACCaaattcatcatcatcatcaaaatcatcatcatcatcatcaaaagcTTTGGTTGGGACCTCTCTTGCAACAATGGAATATGTTGTGAGAACTACATCATATTTTGCTAGTTCATCAGGATCATGGGTTCTGTTTAAGCCATGATAGATTAAAACTTCAAGTTTAGCTTCATCTGCAACTTTTTCATCCAATTCATGAGCCCATTGTCGCATCACACTAGCTGGACACACCACCAATGAACCTCCTTGAGGCTTCCGATTGTGAAATTCCTCTTCTGACCTTGAACTCTTAACCTTAGTTATTAACTTCTTTTCATCAGAGTCTTCATCCATGATGCGTTTATCATTGTCATCATCTAAATCCAAGTATTCAGCTTCTGAACCACAAGGATCTTCTAACTTTGGTTTTGATGAAAATCTCTGCACTTGTATAAGTGCAATAACAGAAATAGTCTTGCCAAGTCCCTgtgaaataaaatataaaagcATATCAAAAAGTTATATGCATTAAAACAAATAAAAGGTTGATTATATAACAAGCTAGCAACCTGATCATCAGCTAAAATTCCACCAGAACAAGCCACACTGTTTTCCTTATCAAGCATCCAGGCCAATGCAATTTTCTGAAAGAAAATTATCacaacacatggaataaccaaAATTAAACTTTTGCATATATGTATAATGTATAGAATAGATACACATAAGTTAGAAGACAGTAATTAGGTGTATCCAAAACCTGATGCTTGAAAAGAGGGATAGATAAAAGACCATAAGGTAAAGTTGCTTCAATAGTTGGTTGATAAAGATCCTGATAAGAAAACAAATATACCATTTTAGTGCATGATATGTCATTCAAAAGGTACAATATAAAAAAAGGGAAGATAACAGAATAACAGACAGGTTAAGGTTAGTCTAATACCCGTAGTGCAACTTGATAAATCAGCCTCTCATCACCAACTGTTTCTTCAACAATCACAGGGCGAGAATGACCAGATTGCCCTGCATAATGTGCTGTAGAAGGAACAGACACAGGTGGCTTCATTGATGGTGGTAATAGCCTACTGCCATGGTTGTTTTTCATAGCTAAATCATTGTGGGTCCAACTGTAATGGTCTTGTGGGTGAAAGTCAAACTTTGTTTGACTTGATGATGCAGGAACAGGATAACTTTCATGTCTTTGAAGGCTTGACCTGGAACTAGAAGAAGACGGATTCTGAAGGTATGATGGAAGCATTCTTTTGGCATCTTTCTGAGGTAACTGATCAACAGAATCTGAACCTAATATAATAGTGATTTTCTGTAAGAAGTATTATTTAAACTGATATAGATATTATAGGGAGCACATTTACCATGATTTAGAAGAGCTTTCTTGTGATTGTCATGTCTGATTGTATACCATCTTGAATTTTTATAAACTTTACTAGACTGAGGCTTTTGAGTATTCAAAGCAGATTCTTTTTTAGGAGGGGGCTTTTTAGTTGATCCACGGGAACCTGGAATACAGAGAAATGTTTGTTATGATTCATGAATAATAACAGAAAGGTTTTGTATGGCTTTGAGATTTCAATTTATAGGCGAATGTATTTACCTGTATTACTTGACACAGATGAAGAACCCCATGAAGGAAGAACCCTGGTATTGGCCTTCACTACCGGCTCATCTATGGATGCCATTGCAGACACCCGAGTATCTATTTTCCCTAACCAAGATCAATTCCAAAATGGTGCCAGATGGTGAACGAACCTGCAATTCAACACAAACGATTCAGTGCCGAAATTTAGCAATCCCCAAAAAGAAATCAACAGATTCCCTCACAAACCCTCGTAATTCGACTGCAAATCAACCCACAAGGAATGTGTAACACGTTGCAATAACGAGAGTAGTTTCACATGAACCATAAACCAACTACGATGATAGAACGTAAACATCAGTATATCACCAAAAGCAGATAGGTTTGATGGATAACAGAAAACTCTATTTgtaaaatcataaatatatacACATTTGTCAAGTTGTGTTACTACTGTACATGTGAACAGAAAAGGAGAAATTGATCGCCGCACCTGATGATTTTCGCTTACTTCACGATGATAACTGATCTTTAGCAGTTGTTCGGCTTGAAGATTCCACTCcgaaaaaccctaaatcccgtAATTCCAGAGGCGAACAACCCTTTATTTTCCCGGGTTTTGAAATGACTGTTGCTCAAAGTTTTGGCTTTCAAATCCGCACCGCCCTTTTCTCGTACATGAGAAGCTAAACGGTGCTCCCAAAAGAAAATAATACTGTAAATAAATTAAAGTAAATGACGAGCCAAAAAATGAGTCCAACCGAGTATCTAACGACCAGCCAAAAAATTGAGTTGAGTCCAACCGAGTATCTAACGACCAGCCAAAAAATTGAGTCGAACCATATTGATTCGAAAAATATTTGAAATTAATAAGGTATAAAATTCATGAATTATAtggatttattttaaaaaaattaaatatgaaattttaacaatttgaaaagtttgaatttatataaaaaatgagaaaaaatttaaattattaaaattaataaaattttaatgtattgaatacattacatatataaatcatttctaataaatatcttacatatatattactttgcatattaaatttggaattttaatttaataaaatgaaaaatacaataaaatgacaagtggaaaataaaaaatttaacaattctagaaaatgtcatgtgtccaaatgaagaaaaaatgacatgtgtcaaaaaaaccttcatttattagagtagatttggTTCATTTGAGTTCAATTATCTAGTAGACTAGTATAATCCAAGCTGAATCAAATTGAGCCTATAAAATTAATGGTGTATCTATTAttgtaaatttatttttttagttaattaatcAAGTAGAGTTGAAACTAACTCGAAAGCTTTTATCAAGCTTAAGTATGGACTTGAAAATTAAAGCAAATTGAGTTTCAAGCTTGACAATATTTACCTTGGCGGCTCAATCATACCTCTACTTATATTTAACTTGAGTATGATATATTTGGTTTTTTTTAAAAGGCATAATATATTTCGTTGTGTTCCGTTATCATACTTGATGATCTGAAGAAGATTGGTAAGAAAAATGTAATaggatatttaatttttcatagTAAAAACATCGATTATGACAAAGTGGATATGCATTTAACATTAGCAAAGAAACCTTGTTTCATTACTATCTTGGCAAATTGTACTCAAGATTTTTCACATACACAGTGATGCTTTTGTTGTATCTTATAAGAATACATATGAGGGATGCAACATGATAACGAGTGACGTTACTTATATCATCAAAACTCGTTTACTTATATATTAGATAAAGAAGTTGTTATAAATTAAGAGCTCAGAATAACAATAAATACAAACTTGGATAGATTCAAGATTTGTGTTTATTAAACGTTTTTCGAAATCTATAATTTGTCTTTATAGCTTGGGATACACGAATTCAAAAATAGGATAATCCAAGAAGAAACCAATCTGAATTACATGCCTAATTCGAATTGAAAACACGGAATACCTTGCTTGATGTGTTCTTGACAAATATAGAAATTATGATATAATTTCGAGTATATGAATGTTCAACCCTTTTTCTGGAAcattcatatgttatatatacTTTAGGGAAAGGTTGTGTAAAATCGGTTAAACCAAAATTTACGCCAAAACATGATAGTTATTAGACATAGCCGACACATACATCATCAAGATGTCATCAGTGTGTTTTTGGCGAGAACATGCATGGTTGGAGTCTCATCTAATACAAAAATTCGTTTAGGTTTCGGGGAGCTGACCCGAGCCCCGCCATGGGCTCTACCCATTGGACCCCCCATTAGGGGTTGCCCCTAGACCCCACCAAGGGGTTGCAGCCCCTTGGAACCCTGCATCAAGGGGTGCTGCCCCCCAGACCCTCGTATTTTCAAGTTCACATTTATCACTCCAAGTGTGCATCCCGTACCTCCAACCTCGGTGAGTGAAATATAATTTAGCATGTCTTGATAGTAATAATAATCACACTAAAACatgttgataacactaaaatcacTAACAGAGGTCAATATAGTAACACATATTACATTGTAATTAGTGATACCAAAATACACAAATGAAAGTACAATGTCATGAAGTACATAATGATTATATAAAAATGTACTCACCTCATATGGGCAAGTTATCTTCCCACGAGTTCTTTCAAGCTATAAAAGAGTTATATGACACCTACATAAACATAATTAAGCTAACTTATAACCCTATTAAACCCATGAATTGATAATAAGTTTTGTTACATTTATTTAGACTCTTGTAATTCATAAAGTTCATGTCATGCTTATAAGGAAGCAACAAAACCTAGAGTTTAAAATTTGAATTCCTTCAAAGCAATTACACAATCCATGTAATTTTGGTCTTCCAAACTATA
The genomic region above belongs to Lactuca sativa cultivar Salinas chromosome 4, Lsat_Salinas_v11, whole genome shotgun sequence and contains:
- the LOC111914631 gene encoding helicase-like transcription factor CHR28 isoform X1, whose protein sequence is MASIDEPVVKANTRVLPSWGSSSVSSNTGSRGSTKKPPPKKESALNTQKPQSSKVYKNSRWYTIRHDNHKKALLNHGSDSVDQLPQKDAKRMLPSYLQNPSSSSSRSSLQRHESYPVPASSSQTKFDFHPQDHYSWTHNDLAMKNNHGSRLLPPSMKPPVSVPSTAHYAGQSGHSRPVIVEETVGDERLIYQVALRDLYQPTIEATLPYGLLSIPLFKHQKIALAWMLDKENSVACSGGILADDQGLGKTISVIALIQVQRFSSKPKLEDPCGSEAEYLDLDDDNDKRIMDEDSDEKKLITKVKSSRSEEEFHNRKPQGGSLVVCPASVMRQWAHELDEKVADEAKLEVLIYHGLNRTHDPDELAKYDVVLTTYSIVAREVPTKAFDDDDDDFDDDDEFGDKKRKQSHVSKKGKKKGKKGKKGKGALAKVNWFRVILDEAQTIKNFSTQVSNSCCGLRAKKRWCLSGTPIQNSIDELFSYFRFLKCEPYSNYKSFCNLIKTPMSKNTNQGNKKLQAVLKTIMLRRTKDTLINGKPIINLPPKTIKLKAVDFSKEERAFYLKLEAESRSQYKAYQAAGTVRQNYANILLMLLRLRQACDHPLLVKGFSSESVSQDSKKVTKNLPKDTQVKLLKLLETLNICLLCSDPPEDAVVTICGHVFCQLCLSEYLTGDEFDNTCPSFNCKTQIGDDVVFSKATLRSCVHDDDDDDRIDDESCLVFENDYASSKVKATLEIIQTHCSRSNIKAIVFSQWTRMLDLVEASLSQHCIEYRRLDGSMSLVSRDMAVKEFNTDPEVIVMLMSLKAGNVGLNMVAASHVILLDLWWNPATEDQAIDRAHRIGQTRPVTVSRLTIKDTVEDRILALQEEKRKMISSAFGEDQSGSSGPRLTAQDLKYLFMGSH
- the LOC111914631 gene encoding helicase-like transcription factor CHR28 isoform X2, translating into MASIDEPVVKANTRVLPSWGSSSVSSNTGSRGSTKKPPPKKESALNTQKPQSSKVYKNSRWYTIRHDNHKKALLNHDSVDQLPQKDAKRMLPSYLQNPSSSSSRSSLQRHESYPVPASSSQTKFDFHPQDHYSWTHNDLAMKNNHGSRLLPPSMKPPVSVPSTAHYAGQSGHSRPVIVEETVGDERLIYQVALRDLYQPTIEATLPYGLLSIPLFKHQKIALAWMLDKENSVACSGGILADDQGLGKTISVIALIQVQRFSSKPKLEDPCGSEAEYLDLDDDNDKRIMDEDSDEKKLITKVKSSRSEEEFHNRKPQGGSLVVCPASVMRQWAHELDEKVADEAKLEVLIYHGLNRTHDPDELAKYDVVLTTYSIVAREVPTKAFDDDDDDFDDDDEFGDKKRKQSHVSKKGKKKGKKGKKGKGALAKVNWFRVILDEAQTIKNFSTQVSNSCCGLRAKKRWCLSGTPIQNSIDELFSYFRFLKCEPYSNYKSFCNLIKTPMSKNTNQGNKKLQAVLKTIMLRRTKDTLINGKPIINLPPKTIKLKAVDFSKEERAFYLKLEAESRSQYKAYQAAGTVRQNYANILLMLLRLRQACDHPLLVKGFSSESVSQDSKKVTKNLPKDTQVKLLKLLETLNICLLCSDPPEDAVVTICGHVFCQLCLSEYLTGDEFDNTCPSFNCKTQIGDDVVFSKATLRSCVHDDDDDDRIDDESCLVFENDYASSKVKATLEIIQTHCSRSNIKAIVFSQWTRMLDLVEASLSQHCIEYRRLDGSMSLVSRDMAVKEFNTDPEVIVMLMSLKAGNVGLNMVAASHVILLDLWWNPATEDQAIDRAHRIGQTRPVTVSRLTIKDTVEDRILALQEEKRKMISSAFGEDQSGSSGPRLTAQDLKYLFMGSH